A region from the Nostoc sp. HK-01 genome encodes:
- the dacB gene encoding putative D-alanyl-D-alanine carboxypeptidase: protein MTSPNLLAPYLKITLGAIGNLAAETFTIGDGKLVSASIQLGEGTLQSNCSFAVRDHSRTLLDKFLAYIESIDGLSELNDPTPIASDLTQTVNTNPESHVGSPELESQPGQVIYDNVQASTYGYGESTQGGQIGAYGDRIQWSGLFAAMADTRYKYASMRVTNLTNNKSIVVKIVDRGPFAVVNGRAARPLREHPTRKIDLVPGAWSALTNGASPGIVNVKIEWLQPGTAAPSTLPATQQQKDAAISTEQQKEKATSPQTVTSTVSATTSPQKIASNPAITLVGSQITIEAGYNGESIAAWSFIHTGLRYSLFDPDLLEFSGQAATWVMTQRLKNTVYQKLTLKKLATKITASYGMSLEMSEDGPYYEYFPQRGQNDYEFLLAEARRIGYRVYTKGRKLIIEPRSKISTPDIFVLEYGVNMGLSFEITHEAQSDTKGGARNSDPGNRTSTGVVKFEIDPDTGKVNQTKKESSDGLGADTTAIISGNTLPTPKPRTNGTTSNVDSERKENEKRIKGIKATASFPTTPEALLITPDTPLQTKNVSVTADRYWVVDSVELTYKEGGFTTNLNLYSPLRNKYPSGDINTPSTTAPPAQTPAVPFDANAPKFIRPTTGPITSLHRTENPKRPNHRGIDYGVSVGTSVVAAASGTVSNVVTGCRVGDTACGGGYGNVVYVDHGGGWQTRYAHLSSVSVSNGQSVKQGQVVGLSGNSGHSTGPHLHMEIRKDGQDLNPRKYIPN, encoded by the coding sequence ATGACTAGTCCCAATTTATTAGCCCCATACCTAAAGATTACGTTAGGGGCGATCGGTAACTTGGCTGCTGAAACCTTTACTATTGGTGATGGTAAGCTAGTCTCTGCATCCATCCAGCTTGGTGAGGGTACATTACAAAGCAATTGCAGCTTCGCTGTGCGTGACCACAGTAGAACCTTACTAGATAAGTTTCTTGCTTATATTGAATCTATTGATGGGTTAAGCGAACTCAATGATCCTACGCCAATAGCAAGTGACCTTACACAGACAGTTAATACAAACCCTGAGAGTCACGTTGGCAGTCCCGAACTAGAATCGCAACCTGGTCAGGTGATTTATGATAATGTGCAAGCCAGCACCTATGGTTACGGAGAATCAACCCAAGGCGGGCAAATAGGGGCTTATGGCGACCGCATACAGTGGAGTGGGTTGTTTGCCGCTATGGCTGACACCAGGTACAAGTACGCATCAATGCGCGTCACCAACCTCACCAACAATAAGTCTATCGTGGTAAAGATTGTTGACCGTGGCCCGTTTGCCGTAGTTAATGGCAGGGCAGCAAGACCGCTTAGGGAACACCCTACACGCAAGATAGACCTTGTGCCTGGGGCATGGAGTGCCTTAACTAATGGCGCATCTCCCGGCATTGTTAATGTAAAGATTGAGTGGTTACAGCCCGGTACAGCCGCGCCTAGTACCCTGCCAGCAACACAACAGCAGAAAGACGCAGCTATATCCACAGAACAGCAAAAGGAAAAAGCCACCAGCCCCCAGACTGTTACTTCCACTGTTTCTGCCACCACTTCCCCTCAAAAAATAGCAAGCAACCCCGCCATTACCCTAGTTGGCTCTCAGATAACCATAGAAGCAGGGTACAACGGTGAATCAATCGCCGCGTGGTCATTTATTCATACAGGTTTAAGATATTCACTGTTTGATCCAGACTTACTTGAGTTTAGCGGGCAAGCAGCTACCTGGGTGATGACACAGCGCCTAAAGAACACTGTATACCAAAAACTTACCCTCAAGAAGCTTGCTACGAAGATTACAGCATCCTACGGCATGTCTTTAGAGATGTCTGAGGATGGCCCATACTATGAATACTTCCCGCAGCGCGGACAGAATGACTATGAGTTCCTGCTGGCGGAGGCGCGGCGCATTGGTTATCGTGTCTACACCAAAGGACGCAAGTTAATCATTGAGCCTAGAAGCAAGATATCAACACCAGATATTTTTGTGCTTGAGTATGGCGTGAATATGGGTTTAAGCTTTGAAATTACCCATGAGGCACAGTCTGATACCAAAGGTGGCGCCCGCAACTCAGACCCCGGCAACAGGACATCCACAGGTGTTGTTAAGTTTGAAATCGACCCTGATACAGGTAAGGTAAATCAAACCAAGAAAGAGTCTAGTGACGGTCTAGGGGCTGACACAACAGCCATTATCTCCGGCAATACACTGCCGACCCCTAAGCCACGCACAAATGGCACTACATCCAATGTAGACAGTGAGCGCAAAGAGAATGAGAAGCGCATTAAAGGCATAAAAGCAACTGCCAGCTTCCCTACAACCCCAGAGGCATTGCTAATTACACCCGATACCCCATTGCAAACTAAGAACGTCTCAGTTACTGCCGATCGCTACTGGGTGGTTGACTCAGTGGAACTTACATATAAGGAAGGCGGATTCACCACTAACCTGAATCTCTATTCACCTCTACGTAACAAGTATCCCAGTGGGGATATAAACACACCCTCTACCACAGCGCCACCAGCCCAGACACCCGCAGTACCGTTTGATGCCAATGCACCTAAGTTTATTAGACCCACTACCGGGCCAATAACTTCACTACACCGCACCGAGAACCCTAAACGTCCCAACCACAGAGGAATTGATTATGGGGTGTCAGTTGGAACATCTGTAGTAGCAGCAGCTAGTGGTACTGTATCGAATGTTGTTACGGGCTGTAGGGTGGGTGATACTGCCTGTGGAGGTGGTTACGGTAACGTTGTATATGTTGATCATGGGGGCGGCTGGCAAACGCGGTACGCCCACCTAAGTTCTGTCTCGGTTAGTAACGGGCAATCAGTGAAGCAGGGGCAGGTAGTAGGGTTATCCGGCAACTCAGGACACTCAACAGGGCCACACCTCCACATGGAGATACGCAAGGACGGACAGGATTTAAACCCCAGAAAGTACATTCCAAACTAA
- a CDS encoding phage tail collar domain-conataing protein: protein MTRPIYQNGDVLTAEAVNAIGYPIPDGQDFIGRGPKVVDSFLDDSPDQIKGRFYNFYDRLKVSHQSGLTFAYLSGLVLLSSGSIVTISASTINVPNNATSYIYVSSAGAVATAPSLPNESFPLALVTTASGTLSGAVADLRDKLVDRVQPSTVPSSIQTGMGMEWWGSTLPSGGWLWQDGTEYDIATYPALDAVLGAAFRTTAGKFRVPDRRGRVGVGAGTGTGLTARTVGQLIGAENHQLNVTEMPVHGHSTTESPHTHGTSQTPHTHTFIEAAHTHPLLVWDGTDGNASGGFADERVDSFISNAAIAGEVAATRSYRANNGAGVPIIQNISTGSSIAQGNANISLSATSTGITVNSQGGGAAHNNMQPSVVCNYIIKI from the coding sequence ATGACCCGCCCAATATATCAAAACGGCGATGTACTTACCGCCGAAGCTGTTAATGCTATCGGGTACCCAATCCCAGATGGACAGGACTTCATCGGGCGAGGGCCAAAGGTAGTAGATAGTTTCCTAGATGACTCCCCAGACCAAATAAAGGGTAGATTTTACAACTTCTACGACAGATTAAAAGTCAGTCACCAATCGGGACTGACTTTTGCTTATTTAAGTGGATTGGTACTGCTTTCTAGTGGTTCTATAGTTACAATTTCAGCCAGCACTATTAATGTTCCTAACAACGCTACCAGCTATATATATGTAAGTAGCGCGGGGGCAGTAGCTACTGCACCATCATTACCTAATGAGTCATTTCCGCTGGCACTAGTAACTACAGCAAGCGGTACACTAAGTGGCGCAGTAGCTGACCTGCGAGACAAGCTCGTAGACAGAGTACAACCATCCACTGTACCTTCCTCAATCCAAACAGGTATGGGCATGGAATGGTGGGGTTCTACCTTACCTTCAGGCGGTTGGTTATGGCAAGACGGCACTGAATATGACATTGCAACCTATCCAGCACTAGATGCTGTCTTGGGTGCAGCATTCCGCACTACTGCTGGTAAGTTTCGAGTGCCGGACAGACGAGGGCGTGTTGGAGTTGGTGCTGGTACTGGCACAGGTTTGACCGCACGGACGGTTGGACAATTAATTGGTGCTGAGAACCATCAGCTAAACGTAACTGAGATGCCTGTGCATGGGCATAGCACAACCGAATCTCCTCACACCCACGGCACTAGCCAGACTCCACATACCCACACATTTATAGAAGCAGCACACACTCACCCGTTGCTGGTTTGGGATGGTACAGATGGTAATGCCTCTGGTGGATTTGCAGATGAGCGTGTAGATAGCTTTATTAGCAATGCAGCTATAGCAGGGGAAGTGGCGGCTACAAGAAGTTACCGCGCAAATAATGGTGCTGGTGTGCCAATCATACAGAATATAAGCACTGGATCGAGCATTGCCCAAGGTAATGCCAATATTTCCCTGAGTGCTACATCTACTGGAATCACTGTTAATAGCCAAGGCGGGGGCGCGGCACACAACAATATGCAGCCAAGCGTTGTTTGCAATTACATAATCAAAATCTAA
- a CDS encoding putative bacteriophage major tail sheath protein → MVNVFANILSPSVRVTESAQGYRNLEIASHSHVYVIGSGATGSFNTPTQVTSLADFTNVFGSSPSTDEVKLFFRNNRRGILYFVRTQIAQRNEITIASAAAGAYTVTINGTAVTYTAPASPTPTLQNVADGLLAAINANSTVSSAVIATPGSTTSKVYVRARVPGVTFTLTATTANLTQAAATPTTPVAADYVYAIENAFDADDNWPQGFIIAPEAFMLLTSQTDRLAVGNAMHALASDELFDWVALVDPGAGLTPAQAKTEGELYVSPQGHLAFYYPYLIDLEAVNVPPSPAVAGVATLRYATQGFQEPPAGAQFPILGVTDVVTRISGQIQDTLNPSGINAIRNLRNKGVVIWGMRTRASDDLYKQISQRVIMNVINGTLRRGFDNFLFSAIDGFGILLNAMSQTANAALESLWRGKALFGATPVEAFEVKCDFENNTPALLSQGNVIMEVYCVTSPALEKLLIQTIKVSIGTLPLNQEQTQVTALQQGT, encoded by the coding sequence ATGGTTAACGTGTTTGCAAATATACTATCTCCGAGCGTACGTGTGACGGAATCCGCTCAGGGATACAGGAATCTAGAGATTGCCAGCCACAGCCACGTTTACGTGATCGGTTCGGGCGCAACTGGCAGTTTCAACACTCCAACCCAGGTAACGTCTTTAGCAGATTTTACCAACGTATTTGGCTCTTCACCTAGTACTGATGAAGTCAAGCTGTTCTTCCGCAACAACCGCCGAGGCATCTTGTACTTTGTACGCACACAGATTGCCCAACGTAATGAAATCACAATTGCTTCTGCAGCTGCTGGTGCATACACAGTCACCATCAATGGTACAGCAGTAACATACACCGCGCCCGCTTCACCAACTCCTACGCTACAGAATGTTGCTGATGGCTTGTTAGCTGCTATCAACGCAAACAGTACTGTTTCCTCTGCGGTAATTGCCACTCCTGGCTCCACTACATCTAAGGTTTATGTGCGTGCACGTGTTCCCGGCGTTACCTTCACCCTAACAGCAACCACCGCTAACCTAACTCAAGCTGCTGCCACCCCTACAACTCCCGTAGCTGCTGATTATGTTTATGCAATAGAAAATGCTTTTGACGCTGATGATAACTGGCCACAAGGCTTCATCATTGCTCCTGAAGCATTCATGTTGCTAACAAGTCAGACCGATCGCCTGGCTGTTGGTAATGCAATGCACGCCCTTGCCTCAGATGAGTTGTTTGACTGGGTTGCATTGGTTGACCCTGGTGCTGGTTTAACTCCTGCACAAGCCAAAACAGAGGGTGAATTATATGTTTCGCCGCAGGGTCATTTAGCTTTCTACTATCCTTACCTGATTGACCTAGAGGCAGTAAACGTACCACCTTCTCCTGCGGTTGCTGGTGTGGCTACCCTTCGATATGCCACTCAAGGATTCCAGGAACCTCCTGCTGGCGCTCAATTCCCAATCCTGGGTGTCACTGATGTTGTAACCAGAATATCTGGACAGATTCAAGACACTTTAAACCCCTCCGGGATTAATGCCATTCGCAACCTTAGAAACAAAGGTGTAGTGATTTGGGGTATGCGTACCCGCGCCTCTGACGATCTATATAAACAAATCAGCCAGCGCGTGATTATGAACGTAATCAATGGTACGTTGCGCCGGGGCTTTGATAACTTCTTATTTAGTGCAATCGACGGCTTCGGCATCCTGTTGAATGCAATGAGTCAAACCGCCAACGCTGCATTAGAGAGTCTGTGGCGTGGTAAAGCTTTGTTCGGGGCTACTCCTGTGGAAGCATTTGAAGTTAAGTGTGACTTTGAGAACAATACTCCTGCTTTACTTAGCCAGGGCAACGTGATTATGGAAGTTTACTGCGTGACTAGCCCTGCACTAGAGAAGTTACTCATTCAGACAATCAAGGTCTCGATCGGAACTCTCCCATTGAATCAAGAACAGACCCAAGTAACAGCACTACAACAAGGAACTTAA